A genomic stretch from Gorilla gorilla gorilla isolate KB3781 chromosome 20, NHGRI_mGorGor1-v2.1_pri, whole genome shotgun sequence includes:
- the ICAM4 gene encoding intercellular adhesion molecule 4: MGSLFPLSLLFFLAAAYPGVGSALGRRTKRAQGPKGSPLAPSGTSVPFWVRMSPEFVAVQPGKSVRLNCSNSCPQPQNSSLRTPLRQGKTLRGPGWVSYQLLDVRAWSSLAHCLVTCAGKTRWATARITAYKPPHSVILEPPVLKGRKYTLRCHVTQVFPVGYLVVTLRHGSRVIYSESLERFTSLDLANVTLTYEFAAGPRDFWQPVICHARLNLDGLVVRNSSAPITLMLAWSPAPTALASGSIAALVGILLTVGAAYLCKCLAMKSQA, translated from the exons GGACGCCGGACTAAGCGGGCGCAAGGCCCCAAGGGTAGCCCTCTCGCGCCCTCCGGGACCTCAGTGCCCTTCTGGGTGCGCATGAGCCCGGAATTCGTGGCTGTGCAGCCGGGGAAGTCAGTGCGGCTCAATTGCAGCAACAGCTGTCCCCAGCCGCAGAATTCCAGCCTCCGCACCCCGCTGCGGCAGGGCAAGACGCTCAGAGGGCCGGGTTGGGTGTCTTACCAGCTGCTCGACGTAAGGGCCTGGAGCTCCCTCGCGCACTGCCTCGTGACCTGCGCAGGAAAAACACGCTGGGCCACCGCCAGGATCACCGCCTACA AACCGCCCCACAGCGTGATTTTGGAGCCTCCGGTCTTAAAGGGCAGGAAATACACTTTGCGCTGCCACGTGACGCAGGTGTTCCCGGTGGGCTACTTGGTGGTGACCCTGAGGCACGGAAGCCGGGTCATCTATTCGGAAAGCCTGGAGCGCTTCACCAGCCTGGATCTGGCCAACGTGACCTTGACCTACGAGTTTGCTGCTGGACCCCGCGACTTCTGGCAGCCCGTGATCTGCCACGCGCGCCTCAATCTCGACGGCCTGGTGGTCCGCAACAGCTCGGCACCCATTACACTGATGCTCG CTTGGAGCCCCGCGCCCACAGCTTTGGCCTCCGGTTCCATCGCTGCCCTTGTAGGGATCCTCCTCACTGTGGGCGCTGCGTACCTGTGCAAGTGCCTAGCTATGAAGTCCCAGGCGTAA